A region of Candidatus Dormiibacterota bacterium DNA encodes the following proteins:
- a CDS encoding glycosyltransferase, translating into MRVGLLAPLVAALREPQIGGAQALVCDLAAALAARGHEVEVIAASGSSVPGITVVDSGVDAAELAGSAYRWDEGSRDSAGSDLAYRRALGVARARGYAVLHNHAFDIAAVRGADGAGAVVVHTLHLPPDPGMAAALGEALGWPRPPTVACVSAAQARAWRALGGIEAVLLANGVPVEAIGWAAEAGDTAVFAGRLSPEKGVDDAARIALGAGLPLEVYGAAYDPAFAARCRARWSGHPEVRFHGAVPRRLLWERLAQARALIAPSRWDEPFGLAAAEAQAAGTPVVAYRSGGLGEVVAEGRSGHLLDPGDVEGASAALRRVGSTIDRADCRRHAERHLDIAATAAAHERLYAGLLSG; encoded by the coding sequence AGGCGCTGGTCTGCGACCTCGCCGCGGCCCTCGCCGCCCGCGGCCACGAGGTCGAGGTGATCGCCGCCTCCGGCTCGAGCGTGCCCGGGATCACGGTGGTCGACAGCGGCGTCGACGCCGCCGAGCTGGCCGGATCCGCGTACCGCTGGGACGAGGGCAGCCGCGACAGCGCCGGCAGCGACCTCGCCTACCGGCGGGCGCTCGGGGTCGCCCGCGCCCGGGGCTACGCCGTGCTCCACAACCACGCCTTCGACATCGCCGCCGTCCGCGGCGCGGACGGGGCCGGGGCGGTGGTGGTCCACACCCTCCACCTCCCCCCCGACCCCGGCATGGCCGCCGCGCTGGGCGAGGCCCTCGGCTGGCCGCGACCGCCCACCGTCGCCTGTGTCTCCGCCGCCCAGGCGCGGGCGTGGCGCGCGCTCGGCGGGATCGAGGCGGTGCTCCTCGCCAACGGCGTGCCGGTGGAGGCGATCGGCTGGGCGGCGGAGGCAGGCGACACCGCCGTCTTCGCCGGGAGGCTGAGCCCGGAGAAGGGGGTCGACGACGCGGCGCGGATCGCGCTCGGCGCGGGGCTGCCCCTCGAGGTCTACGGCGCCGCCTACGACCCCGCCTTCGCGGCCCGCTGCCGGGCCCGCTGGAGCGGTCACCCCGAGGTGCGCTTCCACGGCGCGGTGCCGCGCCGGCTGCTGTGGGAGCGGCTGGCCCAGGCGCGGGCGCTGATCGCCCCCTCGCGCTGGGACGAACCCTTCGGGCTGGCCGCGGCCGAGGCCCAGGCCGCCGGGACGCCGGTGGTCGCCTACCGCAGCGGGGGCCTCGGCGAGGTGGTCGCCGAGGGCCGGTCGGGCCACCTCCTCGACCCCGGCGACGTCGAGGGCGCCAGCGCGGCGCTGCGCCGGGTGGGATCCACGATCGACCGGGCGGACTGCCGCCGCCACGCCGAGCGCCACCTCGACATCGCCGCCACCGCCGCCGCCCACGAGCGGCTGTACGCCGGGCTGCTGAGCGGCTGA